In Acidobacteriota bacterium, one genomic interval encodes:
- a CDS encoding DNA polymerase III subunit yields the protein MAAVSARTLPPKTAPGFDSFIGNARAVEILRRAIGRDRLPHAMIFAGPPGVGKCTLALMAARRLNCLSPEGDDACGRCSPCVRIGAALLARRLECEKRGDRPCGSCPSCRIREMRHPDLHLVGPDEGKTAIGIKRVRGLIGEIAFQPIEARYRAVILDPADQMTVEAQNCLLKTLEEPPSRTVILLVTSNPYALLDTIRSRCRLLHFGEIPPERIERHLVEAEGRPAAQARLAALLGGGSLGAALEVDTAAYGGIREQAFAFVSLLLRKGSFREASAAAAQAARDKQSFPVYIDSVSALLEDVYYAGIDPGRVGQRDLLDRIGPLARSARHQTVVRAIEGVRRLKLNLRSNVNRQIALEALFIEITRR from the coding sequence GTGGCTGCCGTGAGCGCGCGCACCCTTCCCCCGAAGACGGCCCCCGGCTTCGACTCCTTCATCGGCAACGCGCGGGCGGTCGAAATCCTGCGGCGCGCGATCGGCCGCGACCGGTTGCCGCACGCCATGATCTTCGCCGGCCCGCCCGGGGTCGGCAAATGCACCCTGGCCCTCATGGCCGCCCGCCGCCTCAACTGCCTCTCCCCGGAAGGGGACGACGCCTGCGGCCGCTGCTCCCCCTGCGTGAGGATCGGCGCCGCCCTCCTGGCGCGGCGGCTGGAATGCGAAAAAAGGGGGGACCGTCCCTGCGGCAGCTGCCCGAGCTGCAGGATCAGGGAGATGCGCCATCCCGATCTGCACCTGGTCGGGCCGGACGAGGGGAAGACGGCGATCGGCATCAAGCGGGTCCGGGGCCTCATCGGGGAAATCGCCTTTCAGCCGATCGAGGCGCGCTACCGCGCCGTGATCCTCGACCCGGCCGACCAGATGACGGTCGAGGCCCAGAACTGCCTGCTCAAGACCCTGGAGGAGCCCCCGAGCCGCACGGTGATCCTTCTCGTGACCTCCAACCCCTACGCGCTGCTCGACACCATCCGCTCGCGCTGCCGCCTGCTCCATTTCGGGGAGATCCCTCCGGAGAGGATCGAACGGCACCTGGTCGAGGCGGAGGGCCGTCCGGCGGCCCAGGCGCGCCTGGCGGCCCTCCTCGGCGGGGGGAGCCTCGGGGCCGCCCTCGAGGTCGACACCGCCGCCTACGGCGGGATCCGGGAGCAGGCGTTCGCCTTCGTATCCCTCCTGCTGCGGAAGGGGTCCTTCCGCGAAGCCAGCGCCGCGGCGGCCCAGGCGGCCCGGGACAAGCAGTCCTTCCCGGTCTACATCGATTCGGTTTCGGCCCTGCTCGAGGATGTCTACTACGCGGGGATCGACCCGGGGCGGGTGGGGCAGCGGGACCTGCTCGACCGGATCGGCCCGCTCGCCCGGTCGGCGCGGCACCAGACCGTGGTGCGCGCCATCGAGGGGGTGCGGAGGCTCAAGCTGAACCTCAGGAGCAACGTGAACCGCCAGATCGCGCTCGAGGCCCTCTTCATCGAAATCACCCGGCGCTGA
- the tmk gene encoding dTMP kinase, translating to MFITFEGIEGSGKSLQIGRAHGHLVRRGVPCLLTREPGGTEFGRALRRVLLSPDGGRREPWSELLLYLADRHQHLREEIEPALGRGQVVLCDRYQDATRVYQGAARGIPMDDIERVARLLGIIEPDRTVLFDLDVETGLGRARARNGSDPAAAAEGRFEEEDLSFHRKIRQGYLELARRFPGRIEVVDAGGSPDEVFARVRELLDRWLP from the coding sequence ATGTTCATCACCTTTGAAGGGATAGAAGGTTCCGGCAAGAGCCTGCAGATCGGGCGGGCGCACGGGCACCTCGTCCGCCGCGGCGTCCCCTGCCTGCTGACGCGGGAGCCCGGGGGGACCGAGTTCGGGCGCGCGCTGCGCCGGGTTTTGCTCAGTCCCGATGGCGGCCGGCGGGAGCCGTGGTCGGAACTCCTCCTCTACCTCGCCGACCGGCACCAGCATCTGCGCGAAGAGATCGAGCCCGCCCTCGGGCGCGGCCAGGTGGTGCTGTGCGACCGGTACCAGGACGCCACGCGCGTCTACCAGGGGGCCGCGCGCGGGATTCCCATGGACGACATCGAGCGGGTGGCCCGGCTCCTGGGCATCATCGAGCCGGACCGGACCGTCCTCTTCGACCTCGACGTGGAAACGGGGCTCGGCCGGGCGCGGGCGCGCAACGGCTCCGACCCGGCCGCGGCGGCCGAGGGGCGGTTCGAGGAGGAGGATCTTTCCTTCCACCGGAAGATCCGCCAGGGCTACCTCGAGCTGGCCCGGCGCTTTCCCGGCCGGATCGAGGTCGTGGACGCCGGCGGGAGTCCGGACGAGGTCTTCGCCCGGGTCCGGGAGCTTCTCGACCGGTGGCTGCCGTGA
- a CDS encoding YggS family pyridoxal phosphate-dependent enzyme, with product MNPIARNLQSIREEIGRAARECGRAPGDVLLLAVSKTFPPETIAEAVRAGQTRFGENRVQEAEGKIPLFGPDPKLEWHLIGHLQSNKARRAAELFDVIHSVDGLKLAARLDQAAGEAGRTLSVLLQADLAGEETKFGATPEEIRALLEAAAGWPNLRVDGLMTIPPFFDDPARSRPYFERLRRLLEELESERPGCLGRRHLSMGMSHDFAEAIREGATIVRVGTAIFGSRA from the coding sequence ATGAACCCGATTGCGCGGAACCTTCAATCGATCCGGGAGGAGATCGGCAGGGCGGCCCGGGAGTGCGGGCGCGCGCCCGGGGACGTCCTCCTCCTGGCGGTGAGCAAGACCTTCCCCCCGGAAACGATCGCGGAAGCGGTCCGGGCGGGGCAGACGCGATTCGGGGAAAACCGCGTCCAGGAGGCCGAGGGGAAGATCCCCCTGTTCGGCCCCGATCCGAAGCTCGAATGGCACCTGATCGGCCACCTGCAGTCGAACAAGGCGCGCCGGGCGGCGGAGCTGTTCGACGTCATCCACTCGGTGGACGGCCTGAAGCTGGCCGCGCGCCTCGACCAGGCCGCGGGGGAGGCCGGCCGGACCCTTTCGGTCCTGCTGCAGGCGGACCTCGCCGGGGAGGAGACCAAATTCGGCGCGACCCCCGAGGAGATCCGCGCGCTCCTGGAAGCGGCCGCCGGCTGGCCCAACCTCCGCGTCGACGGGCTGATGACGATCCCCCCCTTCTTCGACGACCCCGCCCGCTCGCGCCCCTATTTCGAGCGGCTGCGCCGGTTGCTGGAGGAGCTCGAATCGGAGCGGCCCGGGTGCCTGGGGCGGCGGCATCTTTCGATGGGGATGAGCCACGATTTCGCGGAGGCGATCCGGGAGGGGGCCACCATCGTCCGCGTCGGCACCGCCATCTTCGGGTCGCGCGCATGA
- a CDS encoding YggU family protein — protein MTGELDIRETAEGVEVRLHVQPRAKRTEIAGTHNRALKLKVAAPPVDDAANHAVIRFLASVLGVARSSIAIAAGTKSRDKTVRVRGLSPAQVLARLEPRQVPPAVQKLWK, from the coding sequence ATGACGGGGGAGCTCGACATCCGGGAAACCGCGGAGGGGGTGGAGGTGCGCCTCCACGTCCAGCCGCGGGCGAAGCGGACGGAAATCGCCGGGACCCACAACCGCGCCCTGAAGCTGAAGGTGGCCGCCCCGCCGGTCGACGACGCCGCCAACCACGCCGTCATCCGGTTCCTGGCCTCCGTCCTGGGGGTCGCCCGGTCCTCCATCGCCATCGCGGCGGGAACGAAATCGAGGGACAAGACGGTCCGGGTCCGCGGCCTGTCGCCCGCGCAGGTCCTGGCCCGCCTCGAACCCCGCCAGGTCCCGCCCGCTGTGCAAAAACTGTGGAAATGA
- a CDS encoding Stp1/IreP family PP2C-type Ser/Thr phosphatase, whose protein sequence is MMNSVLDRPPRGRRTGPITDAGVCRVHIEFGVLSDQGRVRASNEDAFVVDGPNRLFLVADGMGGHAAGEVASRIAASVVHDAIDAAGAAGDAGKTLGSAVRQANARVYETQRARAEYRGMGTTLTALLFDGPRYHVAQVGDSRAYLLREGVLEQLTRDHSLVWPLYENGILSKDEIVRHPHKHLVTRSIGTHPDVEVDLRSADCREGDLYLLCSDGLTDVLGDGEIGRILAGPDASPEDSCRRLVRSANEAGGPDNITAVVVRILTGT, encoded by the coding sequence ATGATGAACAGCGTCCTGGACCGGCCGCCGCGCGGGCGGCGGACCGGCCCCATCACGGACGCCGGGGTATGCCGAGTGCACATCGAATTCGGGGTGCTGAGCGATCAGGGGAGGGTGCGCGCCTCCAACGAGGACGCGTTCGTCGTCGACGGCCCGAACCGCCTTTTCCTGGTGGCCGACGGGATGGGGGGGCACGCCGCCGGCGAGGTCGCCAGCCGGATCGCGGCCTCGGTCGTGCACGACGCCATCGATGCCGCCGGCGCCGCCGGGGATGCGGGAAAGACTCTCGGCTCGGCCGTGCGGCAGGCCAACGCGCGCGTGTACGAGACGCAGCGGGCGCGCGCCGAGTACCGCGGGATGGGCACCACCCTGACGGCGCTCCTTTTCGACGGGCCCCGCTACCACGTGGCCCAGGTGGGGGACTCGCGCGCCTACCTCCTGCGGGAGGGGGTTCTCGAGCAGCTGACGCGCGACCACTCCCTGGTCTGGCCGCTGTACGAAAACGGGATCCTCTCCAAGGACGAGATCGTCCGCCACCCCCACAAGCACCTCGTCACCCGCTCGATCGGCACCCACCCCGACGTCGAGGTGGACCTCCGCTCCGCCGATTGCCGGGAAGGGGACCTCTACCTCCTCTGCTCCGACGGGCTGACCGACGTGCTCGGGGACGGGGAGATCGGGCGGATCCTCGCCGGGCCGGACGCCTCCCCGGAGGACTCCTGCCGGCGCCTGGTCCGGTCGGCCAACGAGGCGGGGGGGCCGGACAACATCACCGCCGTCGTCGTCCGCATCCTGACCGGAACGTAA
- a CDS encoding PEGA domain-containing protein, which yields MTGFAVLVLLGMVAFTAAFLYQYWKPKFGGLTVKTTPAGALVSIDGKVRGTSPLSIGNLPSGGHQVGVRLEGYREQTRQVMVIPYATESVHWELEPVVPRLSNEQLAEIEALGRKLDGALKDNILLPPPEDYNVLYFVDRILEIDPANKDAADTRARLADTFRRRAELAYAREDWLESEKQYKNLLLLFPEDGAIGERLEEIAARLDARVQDREEQIARWRARAEAAMKVGSLLPPDRDNALDAIRSIQRLDPNNGYIREAIAHLKELMQNRGDAKIAASDWAGARADFRAMLQYFPEDTYSRARLETVESRLAEAAQTERQKSEEKESRARVTALRQSALQSFRAGAYEKSIAEWGEYLKSEPASDEAYFYIGASHQNRKQLDTAILNFEKSLQLNPRNVLAHLNLGLLYDYHRNDLGRAEAHLVRARELGGADSYTPERLLSMIQDLRDRDRAAAVMKHSYPVEHRHAFSSCRGNLHFSEQGMEYRTSETDHSFYESYREMRHFAIEGDQMSVRTRDNRKYNFRFLNAGDSERIRAWISSTRQIIVGGKVE from the coding sequence ATGACGGGGTTTGCGGTCCTGGTCCTCCTCGGGATGGTCGCCTTCACCGCCGCCTTCCTCTACCAGTACTGGAAGCCGAAGTTCGGGGGGCTGACGGTCAAGACCACCCCCGCGGGGGCGCTGGTCTCCATCGACGGCAAGGTGAGGGGGACGTCGCCCCTCTCGATCGGGAACCTGCCGAGCGGGGGGCACCAGGTGGGGGTCCGGCTCGAGGGGTACCGGGAGCAGACCCGGCAGGTGATGGTGATCCCGTATGCGACCGAAAGCGTGCACTGGGAACTGGAGCCCGTGGTTCCCCGGCTCAGCAACGAACAGCTGGCGGAAATCGAAGCGCTCGGCCGGAAGCTGGACGGCGCCCTGAAGGACAACATCCTGCTCCCCCCGCCCGAGGACTACAACGTTCTCTATTTCGTCGACCGGATCCTCGAGATCGACCCCGCCAACAAGGACGCGGCCGACACCCGCGCCCGGCTGGCCGACACCTTCCGCCGGCGCGCCGAACTGGCCTACGCGCGGGAGGACTGGCTGGAATCGGAAAAGCAGTACAAGAACCTCCTCCTCCTTTTCCCGGAGGACGGCGCCATCGGGGAGCGCCTCGAGGAGATCGCGGCCAGGCTCGACGCGAGAGTGCAGGACCGCGAGGAGCAGATCGCCCGGTGGCGCGCCCGGGCCGAGGCGGCCATGAAGGTCGGCAGCCTCCTCCCCCCCGACCGGGACAACGCGCTCGACGCCATCCGGAGCATCCAGCGTCTCGACCCGAACAACGGCTACATCCGGGAGGCGATCGCGCACCTCAAGGAGCTGATGCAGAACCGCGGGGACGCCAAGATCGCCGCTTCCGACTGGGCCGGGGCGCGCGCCGATTTCCGGGCGATGCTCCAGTATTTCCCCGAGGACACCTACAGCCGCGCCCGCCTGGAGACGGTCGAGTCCCGGCTCGCGGAGGCGGCGCAGACCGAGCGGCAGAAGAGCGAGGAAAAGGAATCGCGCGCCAGGGTCACCGCGCTGCGCCAGTCGGCGCTCCAGTCCTTTCGCGCGGGCGCCTACGAAAAATCGATCGCGGAGTGGGGCGAATATCTCAAGTCGGAGCCGGCGAGCGACGAGGCCTACTTCTACATCGGCGCCAGCCACCAGAACCGGAAGCAGCTCGATACCGCCATCCTGAATTTCGAGAAGAGCCTCCAACTGAACCCGCGCAACGTCCTGGCGCACCTGAACCTGGGCCTGCTCTACGACTACCACCGCAACGACCTCGGGCGGGCCGAGGCGCACCTGGTCCGGGCCCGTGAACTCGGGGGGGCGGATTCGTACACCCCCGAGCGCCTCCTGTCCATGATCCAGGACCTGAGGGACCGGGACCGCGCCGCCGCCGTCATGAAGCATTCCTACCCGGTGGAGCACCGCCACGCGTTTTCGAGCTGCCGGGGGAACCTCCATTTCTCGGAGCAGGGGATGGAATACCGGACGTCGGAGACCGACCACAGCTTCTACGAGTCCTACCGCGAAATGCGCCACTTCGCGATCGAGGGGGACCAGATGTCGGTCCGGACCCGCGACAACCGGAAATACAACTTCCGTTTCCTCAACGCCGGCGATTCCGAGCGCATCCGCGCCTGGATCTCCTCCACCCGCCAGATCATCGTCGGCGGCAAGGTGGAGTGA
- the hydA gene encoding dihydropyrimidinase has translation MTTLIKNGTIITATDTYRADILVKNGRVCEIGGEISKIANEIIDATGKWVLPGAVDAHTHLDVECDGMTTVDDFESATAAGAAGGTTTVIDYAEQVPGGTLAGALETWKEKAAGRSVVDYAFHIALSEVTPGILEEIPAMVAAGVTSFHARLDGWGERYIHDGRLLELLECARGAGAIVCLHAENGEIIRTYLGRLASEGKTSARYLPEARPPEVEAQATARAISIAEMARAPIYLSGISSAHAIEKVKAARDRGQVVYAETSPHFLVLASDRYEEPDGVKYTCIPPLRPSWHADVLWKAISSGDIHSVGSDHRAFHYAGQKDLGREDFTRAPRGFAGIQERVSLLHSAGVAAGRISPNRLVDLVSTSPAKIFGLFPRKGTLAVGSDADMILFDPAAEVTLSKATSLSRSDYTPYEGMNLRGTPWMVLQRGKVIARENKVHGRAGQGEFLPAARFKVP, from the coding sequence ATGACGACACTGATCAAGAACGGAACCATCATCACGGCCACCGACACCTACCGGGCCGACATCCTGGTCAAGAACGGCAGGGTGTGCGAAATCGGGGGGGAGATATCCAAGATCGCCAACGAGATCATCGACGCGACGGGCAAGTGGGTGCTGCCGGGGGCCGTCGACGCGCACACGCACCTCGACGTCGAGTGCGACGGCATGACGACGGTCGACGATTTCGAGAGCGCGACCGCGGCGGGCGCCGCCGGGGGGACCACCACCGTGATCGATTACGCGGAACAGGTCCCCGGGGGGACCCTGGCCGGGGCCCTGGAGACATGGAAGGAGAAGGCGGCCGGGCGTTCGGTGGTGGACTACGCCTTTCACATCGCGCTCAGCGAGGTGACCCCGGGGATCCTCGAGGAAATCCCCGCCATGGTCGCCGCCGGCGTCACCAGCTTTCACGCCCGGCTCGACGGGTGGGGCGAACGGTACATCCACGACGGCCGGCTGCTGGAACTGCTCGAGTGCGCCCGCGGCGCCGGGGCGATCGTCTGCCTGCACGCCGAGAACGGGGAGATCATCCGGACCTACCTGGGCCGGCTGGCGTCGGAGGGGAAGACGTCGGCCCGGTACCTTCCCGAGGCCCGGCCGCCGGAAGTGGAGGCCCAGGCGACCGCCCGCGCCATCAGCATCGCCGAGATGGCCCGGGCCCCCATCTACCTGAGCGGCATCTCCTCCGCGCACGCGATCGAGAAGGTCAAGGCGGCCCGGGACCGCGGCCAGGTGGTCTACGCCGAGACCTCCCCCCATTTCCTGGTGCTCGCGAGCGACCGGTACGAGGAGCCGGACGGCGTGAAGTACACCTGCATCCCGCCGCTGCGCCCCTCCTGGCACGCCGACGTCCTCTGGAAGGCGATCTCGAGCGGCGACATCCACTCGGTCGGGAGCGACCACCGGGCGTTCCACTACGCGGGGCAGAAGGACCTCGGGAGGGAGGATTTCACCAGGGCCCCGCGCGGGTTCGCGGGGATCCAGGAGCGGGTGTCCCTCCTTCATTCCGCCGGCGTCGCCGCGGGGAGGATCTCGCCCAACCGCCTGGTCGACCTGGTGAGCACCTCGCCGGCCAAGATTTTCGGGCTCTTCCCGCGCAAGGGGACGCTGGCGGTGGGGAGCGACGCCGACATGATCCTCTTCGATCCCGCGGCCGAGGTCACCCTTTCGAAGGCCACGAGCCTCTCGCGCTCCGACTACACCCCTTACGAGGGGATGAACCTGCGCGGGACCCCCTGGATGGTGCTGCAGCGGGGGAAGGTGATCGCGCGGGAGAACAAGGTCCACGGGCGCGCCGGGCAGGGCGAGTTCCTCCCCGCGGCCCGTTTCAAGGTGCCGTGA